A genomic segment from Legionella quinlivanii encodes:
- a CDS encoding tetratricopeptide repeat protein, with product MDIKRYVLSLSLLAALSHPAFATTQEGEEAYNQQHYDKAYILLSEEAAKGDPKAQYLLGKMYYNAQGVTYNPQKTEELLLASANQGNVDAQVLLAGFYWYQKTPEGYAKALTWYEKAASQNNADAQYALGYMYNYGNGVPQNYETAMYWYKKAADQNHSDALLSIGYMYDTGTGVTKDLPEAIKWYGKAADLGNASAQYNLGSIYEYGDGVPKDEKKAFEYFQKAADQGHAKSQLELGSFYDTGKTGSVDLQKAAYWYQKSADQGNPTAQYNIGDMYFYGDGVSKNLDTAMSWIRKSAEQGFGKAQNRLGVFYRDGIGITANPVEAYAWFSTAVANNYADASKNRDDLEKKLTPDQLKQAKELSDKYSAQYQAPK from the coding sequence ATGGACATAAAGCGATACGTATTATCCCTCTCATTACTAGCGGCTCTGAGTCATCCCGCTTTCGCTACTACCCAGGAAGGGGAAGAGGCCTACAATCAGCAACATTACGATAAAGCCTACATTCTTCTGTCAGAGGAAGCAGCAAAAGGCGATCCCAAGGCACAATACCTGCTGGGTAAGATGTATTACAATGCACAAGGTGTGACCTACAATCCACAAAAAACTGAAGAGCTCTTACTTGCTTCAGCGAATCAGGGAAATGTGGATGCACAAGTACTTCTGGCAGGATTTTACTGGTACCAGAAAACTCCGGAAGGTTACGCCAAAGCATTAACCTGGTATGAAAAAGCGGCATCACAGAATAACGCAGATGCTCAATACGCTTTAGGTTATATGTATAATTATGGCAATGGTGTTCCCCAAAATTATGAAACGGCGATGTACTGGTATAAAAAAGCCGCTGATCAGAATCATTCGGATGCTTTGTTATCGATTGGCTATATGTATGATACGGGCACAGGGGTCACAAAAGATTTGCCAGAGGCTATCAAGTGGTATGGCAAGGCCGCTGATCTCGGTAATGCCAGTGCACAATATAATTTAGGTTCGATCTATGAATATGGCGATGGCGTGCCTAAAGACGAGAAAAAGGCTTTTGAGTATTTTCAGAAAGCAGCTGATCAGGGACATGCCAAATCGCAGCTTGAACTAGGCAGTTTTTATGATACGGGCAAAACCGGCTCCGTGGATCTGCAAAAGGCAGCCTACTGGTATCAGAAAAGTGCTGATCAGGGGAATCCAACTGCCCAGTATAATATAGGGGATATGTATTTTTACGGAGATGGAGTCAGCAAAAACCTCGATACAGCTATGAGCTGGATCAGGAAGTCCGCAGAGCAGGGATTTGGCAAGGCTCAAAATCGTCTGGGTGTTTTTTATCGTGACGGTATTGGTATTACGGCAAACCCTGTGGAAGCCTATGCCTGGTTTAGCACGGCAGTAGCAAATAATTATGCGGATGCAAGCAAAA
- a CDS encoding beta-propeller fold lactonase family protein, producing MGYADHEDHSGKTLQLMINNLFKKNFSGLFCFLLLTLGMATGHAKNYIEFIPLNSTVSELPRDSQIIIKYRLVNHSNTPRFLRMIPIKGITQLIHGKKSCDPQIALAEGEACVLSLEIDAAQLPESINSGPVLCEFDSRDNTKPSYCSQPLSRNTMLNLKVVSEDKALISVPPKGEYCYGKKNLTACSIQMTAASGVPATLTLFNNSTRVTASQIHAILPSNWTDVVQNASGCNVLPPQSSCTLYFLPGNTVHPPASVSIVGVNAATTAVTMSVVAPTQLNISVTGSPVVMRAGETKSLTITNNSALFPAFSIHSDFTGTALAGNVSETANNCAVVNPGASCTISFTAGTTTVAPTNFPVFGNNTIIVTANISIQSFYTYIPDGSGITQCTINAVTGQLGSCSNTLGFPPQLTSIAFNPVGTIAYIASQPANSVTQCDVTPVTGVLTNCANSGATAISLPQQITLNPAGTFAYIVNFSGGATKCTVNAPTGNLSGCVPSGAVVGFAPGGIAINSAGTRAYITSLGTDTISVCNINAGTGLLSGCVNSGATGLNGVRTLTFNSTETIAYITNQDTPSVSQCTVNGVTGQLLACANSGATALSTAFGIVLDDANEFAYISNPGNDTITKCSIDSLTGNLGSCVNAGATLITAPLYLAIN from the coding sequence ATGGGTTATGCAGATCATGAAGATCATTCAGGAAAGACGTTACAACTAATGATTAATAACCTATTCAAAAAAAACTTCTCGGGTCTTTTTTGTTTTTTACTACTTACTCTGGGAATGGCCACAGGCCATGCGAAAAACTATATTGAATTTATCCCTCTTAATTCTACTGTCAGCGAGTTACCAAGAGACAGTCAGATTATAATCAAATATCGCCTTGTGAATCACTCCAATACGCCGCGTTTTCTAAGGATGATACCCATTAAGGGCATAACACAACTTATCCATGGAAAAAAAAGCTGCGATCCTCAAATTGCCCTCGCAGAAGGAGAGGCCTGTGTTTTAAGCCTGGAAATAGATGCCGCCCAATTGCCCGAATCGATTAACTCAGGTCCTGTATTATGCGAATTTGATTCCAGGGACAATACAAAACCAAGTTACTGTAGCCAGCCTTTAAGTAGAAACACGATGCTTAATCTGAAAGTGGTTTCAGAAGATAAAGCCTTAATATCAGTACCGCCCAAAGGGGAGTACTGCTATGGTAAAAAAAATCTTACCGCCTGCTCTATTCAAATGACTGCCGCTTCCGGAGTTCCTGCCACACTGACCTTATTTAATAATTCAACTCGAGTAACCGCTTCTCAGATTCATGCGATTTTACCTTCAAACTGGACTGATGTGGTGCAAAATGCCTCAGGTTGCAATGTTTTACCGCCTCAATCAAGCTGCACCCTTTATTTTCTCCCTGGAAACACAGTACATCCGCCAGCCTCAGTTTCAATTGTTGGCGTCAATGCTGCCACGACGGCGGTTACTATGTCTGTCGTCGCACCCACACAGCTGAATATTTCAGTTACAGGCTCTCCTGTCGTAATGCGTGCCGGTGAAACAAAATCGCTAACAATTACCAATAATTCTGCTCTTTTCCCAGCGTTTTCTATCCATTCGGATTTTACAGGAACTGCATTAGCGGGCAATGTCAGCGAGACGGCAAATAACTGCGCAGTAGTTAATCCGGGTGCAAGTTGCACAATCAGTTTTACTGCTGGAACCACTACTGTAGCTCCTACCAATTTCCCTGTTTTTGGAAATAACACCATTATTGTCACTGCCAATATTAGCATTCAGTCATTTTATACGTATATACCCGATGGAAGCGGTATAACCCAATGCACTATCAATGCCGTTACAGGTCAGTTAGGAAGCTGTAGTAATACCCTGGGCTTCCCGCCACAACTTACCAGCATCGCATTTAATCCAGTGGGTACCATCGCATACATCGCCAGTCAACCTGCTAATTCGGTAACTCAATGTGATGTGACACCCGTAACGGGCGTATTAACCAATTGCGCAAATTCAGGTGCCACGGCAATTTCACTTCCTCAGCAAATTACGCTTAATCCTGCTGGAACATTCGCTTATATTGTTAACTTCTCAGGTGGAGCCACTAAGTGCACTGTTAATGCCCCTACTGGCAATTTAAGTGGATGTGTACCCTCCGGAGCTGTAGTGGGGTTTGCTCCCGGTGGAATCGCTATCAATTCAGCGGGTACCCGTGCCTACATTACCAGCTTAGGTACCGATACTATTAGTGTCTGCAATATTAACGCAGGTACAGGCCTTTTAAGTGGTTGTGTTAATTCCGGAGCAACTGGGCTTAATGGTGTAAGAACACTGACTTTCAATTCCACTGAGACAATTGCTTACATAACAAATCAGGATACGCCTAGTGTCAGCCAGTGTACTGTCAATGGAGTAACCGGACAGCTTCTGGCATGTGCAAACTCCGGAGCCACCGCACTTAGTACGGCATTTGGAATTGTTCTGGACGATGCCAATGAATTCGCTTACATCAGCAATCCTGGAAACGACACCATTACCAAATGCAGTATTGATTCGCTAACCGGGAATCTGGGATCGTGTGTTAATGCAGGGGCCACACTAATAACTGCTCCCCTCTACCTGGCAATTAATTAG
- a CDS encoding autotransporter outer membrane beta-barrel domain-containing protein: MNKKRINSSLVCLLAFLYTQAEAAAVEKSPASSPKQGYNLSGLYGYQSFKFDSTKPTSFNRFSGHLNLYMAGGNNFRLREGLTAGLYIYEVKSNVHSSMRIDPGLPSETDQKVKNDSIYGHLLQTITPNVLVDVTAGLGYNSLSYSTTIGAQTENQQLGRAHSNSNNWFTSINGIYSRSFSNWKFLGSIGLLYSQIDQDSFNYIFIPNQLVSRVPFLRNKSAFSLENAEIGYQLKEWVQPFVNVGLIQVLQFSNNRPGISGEFVGALPEFNLDQNGYRAGGGLSFKYKQLSLRIEHQYSQRGSVYHSNLTMLSLHMNMA; encoded by the coding sequence ATGAATAAGAAAAGAATTAACAGCTCATTGGTTTGTTTACTGGCTTTTTTATATACACAGGCAGAGGCTGCTGCTGTGGAGAAAAGTCCGGCCTCCTCCCCAAAACAGGGATATAATCTCAGTGGACTCTATGGCTATCAAAGCTTTAAATTTGATTCCACAAAACCGACCAGCTTTAATCGTTTTAGCGGTCATTTGAATTTGTATATGGCGGGAGGCAATAATTTTCGTTTACGCGAAGGATTAACTGCAGGTCTTTATATTTATGAAGTCAAAAGCAATGTACATTCATCCATGCGAATTGATCCCGGTTTACCCAGTGAAACGGATCAAAAGGTTAAAAATGATTCAATTTATGGCCACCTGCTGCAAACCATTACACCCAATGTGCTTGTAGATGTCACGGCGGGGTTGGGTTATAACTCACTCTCCTATTCAACCACCATTGGGGCCCAAACTGAGAACCAGCAGCTAGGGCGTGCACACAGTAACAGTAATAACTGGTTTACCAGCATTAACGGAATTTACAGCCGTTCCTTTTCTAACTGGAAATTTCTCGGCAGCATTGGATTATTGTACAGTCAGATCGACCAGGACAGTTTTAATTATATATTTATTCCCAATCAGCTCGTAAGCAGAGTGCCATTTTTACGAAATAAATCGGCCTTTTCGCTTGAAAACGCAGAAATCGGATACCAGTTAAAAGAATGGGTACAGCCATTTGTGAATGTGGGCTTAATACAGGTGTTGCAATTTTCCAATAATCGTCCCGGCATTTCGGGTGAATTTGTGGGTGCTTTGCCTGAATTTAATCTGGATCAGAATGGTTATCGCGCAGGAGGCGGTTTGTCATTCAAATATAAGCAATTAAGCCTTCGTATTGAACATCAGTATAGCCAGCGAGGCAGTGTGTACCATAGTAATCTGACAATGCTTTCACTCCATATGAATATGGCTTAA
- a CDS encoding CHASE2 domain-containing protein has product MIGQFKKKLLQFSFGFLLLAFIFALQKNAFPYLDQFITRSNSFIYDQILHLTVGSRNLPPRVVIIDIDDYSTQAEGRWPWPRDKFVTLLNNLKKAGVVVIAFDIVLSEAEINYAQGLENKLQSLNNQTLARELMPLLTKAAPLIDNDQAFAKTLSENEVVLGFLFHDNSDIKKGSLPPPLLFNNSQSVNTLTLNLLRFTGYNGILNLFLKASGHAGFVSNIPDLDGSVRHGLLLAVYNNQLYSSLALSSVMRYLLTDNVELMTHRIQGKEELYGINVGGLFIPTNSKGQLLIPFWGGPATIPTYSATDILHNKVSSQELSGSIALLGSTMVLLGDLHQAPLSQSFPGVEMNANIITGILEKQITSQFDWHTNTGIILILLSGIVFTFLFPYLGPVLLPILFLFFIAVILIASYFFFHFKNIFVAPGLLLALISLQALANFTYSFIQERRQKNRIKQLFSQYIPPSYMKEITDHPEQVNLGGESREMTVFFADIRDFTSLSESLEATELKHLLNSFFTPLTNIIFDYQGTIDKYVGDMVMAFWGAPLKDANHCHNALAAALAIRGKLPEINQQLNQLNLPSVKIGMGLSTGIMNVGDMGSKFRLSYTVIGETVNLASRLQDLTKYYRVDILVSEASRHHQDDILWMPVDKVIVKGSHKAVTIYEPQGYYAEVPQEKKDEIRDYEAGLQAYYKQNWQAAKTQFETLNSSHPERYLYSLYLARIDAFISQPPPSDWDGTFTHVSK; this is encoded by the coding sequence TTGATAGGTCAATTTAAAAAAAAATTGCTTCAATTCAGTTTTGGTTTTTTGCTGCTGGCATTTATTTTTGCCCTGCAGAAAAATGCCTTTCCCTATCTCGATCAATTCATAACCCGAAGCAACAGCTTTATCTATGACCAGATCCTTCACCTGACTGTTGGCAGCCGAAACCTGCCGCCTCGTGTGGTGATTATCGATATTGATGATTATTCCACTCAGGCTGAAGGAAGATGGCCCTGGCCAAGAGACAAATTTGTAACCCTGCTAAACAATCTAAAGAAAGCGGGAGTTGTGGTAATTGCCTTTGATATTGTTTTATCCGAGGCGGAAATTAATTATGCTCAAGGACTGGAAAACAAATTACAGAGCCTAAATAACCAGACACTTGCTCGAGAGCTAATGCCTTTACTGACAAAAGCTGCCCCACTGATAGATAATGACCAGGCCTTTGCGAAAACTCTATCAGAGAATGAAGTGGTACTGGGATTTCTTTTCCATGACAATTCCGATATTAAAAAGGGTTCTTTACCCCCTCCGCTCCTGTTTAACAACTCACAATCAGTCAATACACTAACACTCAATCTTCTGCGCTTCACGGGATATAACGGTATACTCAACCTATTTCTAAAGGCGTCAGGTCATGCTGGCTTTGTCAGCAATATTCCTGATCTCGATGGCTCGGTTCGTCATGGGCTTTTATTAGCAGTTTATAACAACCAACTCTATTCAAGTCTCGCCCTCTCAAGTGTCATGCGCTATTTATTAACAGACAATGTCGAGTTGATGACTCACAGGATTCAGGGGAAAGAAGAGTTGTATGGGATTAACGTGGGCGGTCTTTTCATACCCACTAATTCCAAAGGACAGCTGCTGATTCCTTTCTGGGGCGGACCTGCAACTATTCCAACCTACTCCGCCACTGATATCCTTCACAATAAAGTATCATCTCAGGAATTATCAGGCAGTATAGCCCTTTTAGGTTCTACTATGGTATTACTGGGTGATCTTCACCAGGCCCCCTTATCTCAAAGCTTTCCCGGCGTGGAAATGAATGCCAATATTATCACCGGAATTCTGGAAAAACAGATCACCAGCCAATTTGACTGGCATACCAATACAGGAATTATCTTAATATTGTTATCAGGTATTGTCTTCACCTTTTTATTTCCCTATCTGGGACCTGTTCTTCTTCCCATTCTTTTTCTTTTCTTCATCGCAGTAATTTTAATAGCCAGCTACTTCTTCTTTCACTTTAAAAATATCTTCGTAGCTCCAGGACTTTTACTGGCTTTAATTAGCTTACAGGCTCTCGCTAACTTTACTTATTCATTTATTCAGGAACGGCGGCAAAAAAATCGTATTAAACAATTGTTCAGCCAATATATTCCTCCTTCCTATATGAAGGAAATTACCGATCATCCGGAACAGGTGAATCTTGGAGGGGAATCCCGTGAGATGACCGTTTTTTTCGCTGATATACGTGATTTCACCAGTTTAAGTGAGTCGCTTGAAGCAACAGAACTTAAACATTTGCTCAATAGCTTTTTTACTCCTTTGACCAATATTATCTTTGATTATCAGGGCACTATTGATAAATATGTCGGCGATATGGTCATGGCATTCTGGGGAGCGCCGCTAAAAGACGCAAATCACTGTCATAATGCTTTAGCTGCTGCTTTGGCGATTAGAGGCAAACTTCCCGAGATTAATCAGCAATTAAACCAGCTTAACCTCCCCTCTGTGAAAATTGGAATGGGGCTAAGCACCGGGATTATGAATGTCGGCGATATGGGCTCCAAATTTCGGCTTTCCTACACAGTGATTGGGGAGACAGTTAATCTGGCTTCTCGTCTGCAGGATTTAACCAAATATTATCGAGTGGATATTTTAGTTTCAGAAGCAAGCCGTCATCATCAAGACGACATTCTTTGGATGCCCGTAGATAAAGTAATAGTTAAAGGCTCCCATAAAGCAGTAACAATTTATGAGCCGCAAGGGTATTATGCAGAGGTTCCCCAGGAAAAAAAAGATGAGATCAGAGATTATGAAGCGGGTTTGCAGGCCTACTATAAGCAAAATTGGCAGGCTGCAAAAACTCAATTTGAAACCCTTAACTCCTCTCATCCAGAACGCTATCTCTATAGCCTCTATCTGGCGCGAATTGATGCATTTATCAGCCAACCCCCTCCTTCGGACTGGGATGGCACATTCACACATGTAAGCAAATGA
- a CDS encoding FecR family protein translates to MKKIILVIFILFTGTAFTAPAALVLLVSNKVSAQQAGKERALSRGSQLFTGDTIITGAGAKAEIKYTDGSLVSIQENTSYQIVSYSSQQNVEFKTKLNKGAIEYTSSKKKKGSIQTPVVALAILGTQLQAIATPSNTYLDVKQGLVQGGNQLVGPGQQFSSGSFDRSGNFTPGPIPWKYSDSTQTSSTDSSAGTTGDSNSSTIEQNSQIATETIGLTTSLIENTTINTAVSNIAIESQLPVIETVELAEIIAICP, encoded by the coding sequence GTGAAGAAAATAATACTGGTTATTTTTATATTATTTACAGGAACGGCTTTTACCGCTCCTGCCGCTCTGGTACTTTTGGTCAGCAATAAAGTCAGCGCGCAGCAGGCAGGAAAAGAGCGTGCATTAAGTAGAGGATCGCAACTGTTTACTGGCGACACCATTATCACCGGCGCCGGTGCGAAAGCCGAAATAAAATATACGGATGGTTCCCTGGTCAGTATACAGGAAAACACAAGCTATCAGATTGTCTCTTATTCCAGCCAGCAAAATGTGGAGTTCAAAACCAAATTAAATAAAGGTGCGATCGAATATACTTCAAGTAAAAAGAAAAAAGGAAGTATTCAGACACCGGTAGTTGCACTGGCCATTCTAGGCACACAGCTGCAAGCTATTGCAACCCCCAGCAATACCTATCTTGATGTCAAACAGGGACTGGTGCAAGGGGGAAACCAGCTTGTAGGTCCTGGTCAGCAGTTTTCCAGCGGCTCATTCGATAGAAGTGGAAATTTTACGCCCGGTCCTATTCCCTGGAAATATTCAGACAGCACACAAACCTCCAGTACAGATAGCTCCGCAGGAACAACAGGAGATAGTAATAGCAGTACAATAGAGCAAAATAGCCAGATTGCTACGGAGACAATCGGCCTAACCACGTCGCTTATTGAAAACACCACAATCAATACTGCAGTGAGTAATATTGCTATTGAATCACAACTTCCGGTGATTGAAACAGTTGAACTTGCCGAAATTATCGCAATCTGTCCCTAG
- a CDS encoding glycoside hydrolase family 15 protein — MKRILFVLWLSAICSNAIASIFTAEDVNTLKEHFKANISAEGAIMASPSRSNPDYYFDWARDSAISMNLIASWYEQYRDQDSKQKLFNYVSWVERLQHQQDPLPGQDILGEPKFYMPDSPLASQPYTGPWGRPQNDGPAIRAITLMRFANSLLADGESNYVREHLYFEGLNPDTMGAIKMDLEYTAHHWQDKNFDLWEEVLGDHFFTAMVQRKALLEGSVFARQFNDRLAAQFYLQQARLIEKRLYKHIDCKNNLIQATLPPHAGPQKTLELDSAIILGVLLGNTHDGFFSADASYVKHTVDALKAEFKFLYPINEPYNNALLFGRYPGDTYDGYRNDGKGNPWFILTAAAAEYYYTLAANELKNTHHKSTVEQYIQLGDAYLRLIKDYAPDLLMSEQINLETGVQQGAYSLTWSYVAVLRAIEASESVDRLLASTTHQVFNPGSVKRPIPENVLI; from the coding sequence ATGAAAAGGATTTTATTTGTCTTATGGCTAAGTGCTATTTGCAGCAACGCAATAGCATCAATCTTCACTGCAGAAGATGTGAATACGCTTAAAGAACATTTCAAAGCGAATATCAGCGCGGAAGGCGCGATTATGGCGTCTCCCTCACGGAGTAATCCTGACTACTATTTCGACTGGGCGCGTGACTCAGCAATATCGATGAATCTTATTGCGTCCTGGTATGAGCAATACCGGGATCAGGATAGCAAACAAAAATTATTTAATTATGTCAGTTGGGTTGAACGTCTGCAACACCAGCAAGATCCTTTACCAGGGCAGGATATTTTAGGGGAACCCAAATTCTATATGCCCGACAGTCCCTTAGCCAGTCAACCGTATACAGGTCCCTGGGGTCGTCCTCAGAATGATGGACCAGCAATAAGAGCAATAACCCTGATGCGATTTGCAAATAGCCTTCTGGCAGACGGTGAAAGCAATTATGTACGCGAGCACTTATACTTTGAAGGCTTAAATCCGGATACGATGGGCGCCATCAAAATGGATCTCGAGTACACCGCTCATCATTGGCAGGATAAAAACTTTGATCTCTGGGAGGAAGTTTTAGGTGATCATTTCTTTACTGCTATGGTACAGCGCAAAGCCTTACTGGAGGGTTCTGTCTTCGCCAGACAATTCAATGACAGGCTTGCAGCCCAATTCTACCTGCAACAGGCCCGATTAATTGAAAAGCGCCTTTATAAACACATCGATTGTAAAAACAACCTGATTCAGGCTACCCTGCCCCCCCACGCAGGCCCGCAAAAAACTCTCGAACTGGACAGTGCGATAATACTCGGCGTGTTACTGGGGAACACCCATGACGGCTTTTTTTCAGCCGATGCAAGCTATGTAAAACATACTGTGGACGCGCTTAAAGCCGAATTTAAATTCCTATATCCAATTAATGAACCCTATAATAATGCCTTGTTATTCGGACGCTATCCCGGCGATACCTATGACGGCTATCGCAATGACGGTAAAGGAAACCCCTGGTTTATACTAACGGCCGCTGCCGCTGAATACTACTATACCCTTGCAGCAAACGAACTTAAGAATACGCATCACAAGAGCACTGTCGAACAATACATCCAGCTTGGCGATGCTTATTTACGTCTAATCAAAGACTACGCCCCTGATTTATTAATGAGTGAGCAAATCAATCTTGAAACCGGAGTACAGCAAGGCGCCTATTCCCTAACCTGGAGTTATGTCGCTGTATTGAGAGCAATCGAAGCCAGTGAGTCAGTGGACAGGTTACTTGCCTCAACCACACATCAAGTTTTTAATCCTGGCTCCGTTAAGCGACCAATACCAGAAAACGTCTTAATCTGA
- a CDS encoding lectin-like domain-containing protein: MANLFISKTIATLIGTSLLTVAYAGMPVWTFTPLTQTSLTVAANDTATVQYQITNQSLRPHTLIMRPIPGVSQVISSPWDCPGTMWLGYQQSCILNLTIHGGALQGSINSGPVLCDLGNPLRCSEPCAGEQLNILQGPPLPTTNYYTVGGVTSCLKQGTSAVLQNNNRNYLAIPSNGPFVFSEALVVGSLYNVTVLTQPAGQQCEVTNGSGIIASNVTNIGLSCEAILAQDSFSNASAALSWQSYGNACLTATGVNNGSIPTCQAGTPGGLNGNVPDINGQGTLRLTLANFFEEGGVITTQPVLTSQGIDVKFTTYSFGGDGADGFSFFLLDASQGLPANIGVFGGGLGYATIPGGYVGIGLDEFGNFSKPTCDLLMPICTGGPGKQPNSIAIRGPSPNNPFITSVTPGFSLWQNVALRNQSIPLNYHITITGSGILNLYINGTQYITNYNLFAQAGAIPATLYFGFSASTGLSRNIHEISNFSVTTFTGGVC; this comes from the coding sequence ATGGCTAACTTGTTTATTTCCAAAACTATTGCAACGCTGATTGGCACCTCGTTACTGACGGTAGCCTATGCAGGAATGCCTGTGTGGACATTTACACCATTAACTCAGACAAGCCTGACGGTAGCTGCGAATGACACAGCAACAGTCCAATATCAGATTACCAATCAATCTCTCAGGCCACATACTCTCATCATGAGGCCGATTCCAGGAGTTTCACAGGTTATTAGCAGTCCCTGGGATTGTCCAGGCACAATGTGGCTAGGATATCAGCAATCCTGCATTCTGAACTTAACGATTCATGGAGGCGCTTTGCAAGGGAGCATTAATAGTGGGCCTGTACTTTGCGACCTGGGTAACCCATTGCGTTGTAGTGAGCCCTGTGCAGGGGAGCAATTAAATATTTTACAGGGGCCTCCCTTGCCGACAACGAATTATTATACAGTGGGTGGGGTGACAAGCTGTCTAAAACAGGGGACCAGTGCAGTACTTCAAAATAATAATAGAAATTACCTGGCGATACCCTCAAATGGTCCTTTCGTTTTTTCAGAGGCCCTGGTGGTTGGTTCTCTGTATAATGTTACCGTATTAACTCAACCTGCAGGCCAACAATGTGAAGTTACAAACGGTTCGGGCATAATTGCATCCAATGTGACTAATATTGGACTTAGTTGTGAAGCAATATTGGCTCAGGATTCTTTCTCTAATGCATCGGCTGCTTTGTCATGGCAATCCTATGGTAATGCCTGTTTAACAGCAACAGGCGTGAATAATGGAAGTATACCGACTTGTCAGGCAGGTACTCCTGGTGGATTAAATGGGAATGTTCCTGATATAAATGGTCAAGGTACATTACGATTGACGCTAGCCAATTTCTTTGAAGAAGGCGGGGTTATAACAACCCAACCTGTTCTCACATCCCAGGGGATAGATGTAAAATTTACAACCTATTCCTTCGGTGGCGATGGTGCTGACGGATTTAGTTTTTTTCTATTGGATGCCTCTCAAGGACTTCCTGCCAATATCGGTGTTTTTGGCGGTGGGCTTGGATATGCAACTATTCCTGGAGGCTACGTAGGTATTGGATTAGATGAGTTTGGAAATTTTTCTAAACCTACCTGTGATCTTCTTATGCCTATCTGTACTGGAGGACCTGGAAAGCAGCCAAACTCTATTGCAATTAGAGGACCATCTCCTAATAATCCTTTCATCACAAGCGTTACTCCCGGGTTCAGTTTATGGCAGAATGTAGCATTACGGAATCAGTCAATCCCTCTGAATTATCACATCACCATCACTGGTTCCGGGATATTGAATTTGTATATTAATGGTACTCAATATATAACAAACTATAATTTATTTGCACAAGCAGGAGCAATTCCAGCAACATTATATTTTGGATTTTCAGCCAGTACTGGACTCTCCAGAAATATTCATGAAATCAGTAATTTCTCTGTTACCACTTTCACCGGAGGTGTTTGCTAG
- a CDS encoding porin family protein: MMRKRSICLIILSCLLSDPLIAQNAGIWVVSVGGGTVWTKAGKTQTLFLAPEIENTYAAKKSISSTGAGELFIGMEKVLSNILRGQLGLSGAVMGTARLGGEIWDDADPQFNNHRYHYRINHQHIAVQGKLLLNKETGFIPWISSGIGVSFNQAHEFSNKSLSCGVFPVPDFNANQQTALALTLGAGLQKILNRHWQIGGGYTLADWGKSRLGRAEGQSMNSGLKLNHLIAQGILFNLTYIG; encoded by the coding sequence ATGATGAGGAAACGCAGTATTTGCCTAATAATATTATCTTGTCTGCTATCAGATCCTTTGATAGCTCAAAATGCTGGGATCTGGGTAGTCTCTGTGGGTGGTGGAACTGTTTGGACAAAGGCTGGGAAAACACAGACTCTTTTTTTGGCGCCGGAAATTGAGAACACCTATGCAGCGAAAAAAAGCATCAGCTCAACGGGAGCTGGTGAATTATTTATTGGAATGGAGAAAGTATTAAGCAACATCTTGCGCGGTCAATTAGGTTTATCGGGAGCAGTGATGGGCACTGCGCGATTGGGTGGTGAAATTTGGGATGACGCAGACCCGCAGTTTAACAATCATAGATACCATTACCGTATTAACCACCAACATATTGCTGTTCAAGGTAAACTGCTGCTTAATAAAGAAACTGGGTTTATACCCTGGATAAGCAGCGGCATTGGGGTGAGTTTTAATCAGGCTCATGAGTTTAGCAATAAATCATTAAGCTGTGGTGTGTTCCCTGTTCCCGATTTCAACGCTAATCAACAAACCGCATTAGCGCTGACTCTTGGGGCTGGCCTACAGAAAATACTGAACAGGCATTGGCAAATCGGGGGAGGTTATACGCTGGCTGATTGGGGCAAAAGCCGTTTGGGTCGCGCTGAAGGGCAGAGCATGAATTCAGGGCTGAAGCTCAATCACCTTATCGCTCAGGGTATTTTATTTAATCTGACATACATTGGCTGA